CGCGTGCCCCTGGCCAACGGCGCCACCCTGCTGGGGGTGAGCCCGGAGCTGCTGGTGCACAAGCAAGGCACGGCCTTCGTCAGCAACCCGCTGGCAGGCTCCGTGCGGCGCATGGCCGACCCCGAGGCCGACCGCGCCAATGCACAATGGCTGGCGACGTCGGAGAAGGACCACTACGAGCACCGCCTGGTCACCGAGGACATCGCCCAGCGCGTCGGCGAACTGTGCAGCCGCCTGCAGGTCCCCGAGCGACCGTCGCTGATCAGCACCGCCGCGCTGTGGCACCTGTCCACTCGTATCGAGGGCGAACTGGCCACGGCCGATATCGACGCCCTGCAACTGGCCTGCCGGCTGCACCCGACTCCCGCCGTGTGCGGCTACCCCACCGAGCGGGCTCGGCAACTGATCCGCTTCGTCGAGCCCTTCGAGCGCGGCCTGTTCACCGGCATGGTCGGGTGGTGCGACGCCCAGGGCAACGGCGAGTGGGTGGTGACCATCCGCTGCGGCACCTTCAGCGGCCAGCGCGTGCGCCTGTTCGCCGGCGCCGGCATCGTCGAGGCCTCCAGCCCCGACACCGAATGGAACGAAGTGCAGACCAAGCTCGGCACCATGCTGCGTGCCTGCGGCCTGGACCATTGACCTCAAACCCGTTTTCCGAGATGCCCATGACCATCGAATTCACCCCCTGGCCCGCGGACCGGGCGCAGCGCTATCGCGCCGCCGGCTACTGGAACGACCAGCCGCTCAGCCAACTGCTGATCGAGCGCGCCGCCGCGCAGCCACAGGCCCCGGCGATCCTCTGCGGCGAACGCTGCATCAGCTACGGCGAACTGGACCGGCGCGCTTCCAACCTGGCCTCGCGCCTGGCCGCCCACGGCCTCGGCCAGGGCGACACGGCACTGGTGCAGTTGCCCAACGTCGCCGAGTTCTACATCGTGCTGTTTGCCCTGTTCAAGGCCGGCATCGCCCCGGTCAACGCGCTCTACAGCCACCGCCAGCACGAGCTGGGCGCCTTCGCCCGGCAGATCCACCCCGCCTTGCTGATTGCCTCGGCCGAGCATGAGGTGTTCCGCAACGACGCGTTCCTCGACGACCTGGCCAAGGAAGGCCTGCGTCCGAAGCTGACGTTGATGCTCGATGCTCTCGACGAATGGAGCGCCAGCGCCGATGTGCGCGGCACCCACTACGCGCCCAGCCCGGCCGGCGAAGTGGCGCTGTTCCAGCTGTCCGGCGGCAGCACCGGCACCCCCAAGCTGATCCCGCGCACCCACAACGACTACGCCTACAGCGTGCGGGCCAGCGCGCAGATCTGCGCCCTGGACAGCGCCACGCGCTTTCTCTGCGCCCTGCCCGCCGCGCACAACTACACCCTCAGCTCCCCCGGCGGCCTGGGCGTGCTGCACGCCGGCGGCTGCATCGTCATGGCGGCCAACCCGGAGCCGCTCAACTGCTTCGCCCTGATCGAGCGCCACGCGGTGACCATGGCCGCCCTGGTGCCCAGCGCCGTGGCCCTGTGGCTGCAGGCCGCCCCCGGGCACGCGGCCAAGCTGCGCAGCCTGCGCCTGCTGCAGGTCGGCGGTGCGAGCTTCGCCGAGGCCCTGGCGCGCCAGGTCCCCGAGGTATTGGGCTGCCGCCTGCAACAGGTGTTCGGCATGGCCGAGGGCCTGGTCAACTACACCCGCCTGGACGATAGCGACGAGCAGGTGTTCACCACCCAGGGCCGGCCGATCAGCGAGCTGGACGAAGTGCGCATCCTCGACGAACAGGGCCAGCCGGTCGCCGACGGCGAGCCAGGCATGCTCGCCACCCGTGGCCCCTACACCTTCTGCGGCTACTACCAAAGCCCCGAGCACAACGCCCAGGTGTTCGACCAGGACGGCTTCTACCACTCCGGCGACATCGTCCAGCGCAGCGCCGACGGCAACCTGCGGGTGGTCGGCCGGGTCAAGGACCAGATCAACCGCGGCGGCGAGAAGGTCGCCTCGGAGGAGATCGAGAACCTGATCGTCATGCACCCGGACGTGACCCATGCCGCCCTGGTGGCGCTGCCCGACGACCTGCTCGGCGAAAAGAGCTGCGCCTTCATCGTCTCGCGCAACCCGCAGCTCAAGCCGATCGCCCTGCGCCGCCACCTGATGGGCCTGGGTATCGCCGAATACAAGCTCCCGGACCGGATCCGGCTGATCGACGCCATGCCGCTGACCGCGGTGGGCAAGATCGACAAGAAGCAACTGCGCGCGCTGCTCGCCGTCGCCCAGACCGCCTGACCGTCCAAGGACCCGACATGACCATTCCAACCATCCACGACTATGCCATGCCGCTGCGGGCCAGCTACCCGGCCAACAAGACCCAATGGCAACCCGACCCGGCCCGCGCCGTGCTGCTGATCCACGACATGCAGCGCTACTTCCTGCGCTTCTACCAACCCGACGGCGCCCTACTCACCGCCCTGGTGCACAACCTGTCGCGGCTGATCCACTGGGCCCGCGAGCAGGGCATCCCTGTGGTCTACACCGCCCAGCCCCATGAACAGCCGCCCGAGGACCGCGCCCTGCTCAACGCCATGTGGGGCCCGGGCTTGCCGGCGGCCAGCCCCGAGCAGCAATCGATCATCGACGCCCTGGCGCCGCAGCCGGGCGACACGGTGCTGACCAAGTGGCGCTACAGCGCCTTCCAGCGCTCCGACCTGCTCGAGCGCATGCGCACCTGGCAACGCGACCAGCTGCTGATCGGCGGCGTGTACGCCCATATCGGCTGCATGATCACCGCCGCCGACGCCTTCATGAACGATATCCAGGCGTTCCTGGTGGGCGATGCGGTGGCCGACTTCTCCGAGGAGGAGCACCGCCTGGCCCTGAAGTACGTCGCCACCCGCTGCGGCCATGTCACCGACACCACCGCCCTGTTGACCCAACCCGCGGGCGAGACCACACGCGACTGGCTGCATGGCCGAGTGCGCCAGATGATCGAGGACGACAGCGACCTCGACCCGCAGGAAAGCCTGATCTTCTACGGCCTGGACTCGCTGCAGGTGATGAAGCTGGCCGCCGAGCTCAAGCAGCGCGGCATCGCCGTCAGCTTCGAGGAGCTGGCCAACGCGCCGACCCTGGATGGCTGGTGGTCGCTGATGCAAGCGCGGGGGGCCGCCTGATGGCCATGGCCCGCTTCACCGGCCGGCGCGTGCTGGTCACCGGCGCCGCCAGCGGCATCGGTCGCTGCGTGGCGCAGCAGTTTCTAGAGGAAGGCGCCGAGGTCATCGGCCTGGACTGCGAGGAGGCCGACGTGCCGTTCCCGCTGCTGCATGTCGACCTGACCGATCCGGCCGACGTGCAGCGGGTCTGCGACCGCCTCAAGGAGCAGGCGCAGTACCTCGACGTGCTGGTCAATGTCGCCGGCGTGCTGCGCCTGGGGCGCAGCGACGAGGTGTCCTGCGAAGACTGGCAGCGCTGCCTGGATGTCAACGTGAGCGCGCCGTTCTACCTGATGCGCCAGTGGACCCCGGTGTTCCGTCGCCAGCGCCGCGGCGCCATCGTCAATGTCGCCTCCAACGCCGCCCACGTGCCGCGCCTGAACATGGCCGCCTACTGCGCCTCCAAGGCCGCACTGGTCAGCCTGAGCCACTGCGTGGGCCTGGAGCTGGCACCCTACGGCGTACGCTGCAACGTGGTGTCGCCAGGCTCGACGCGCACGCCGATGCTCGCCGGCATGCTCGGCGACCCGGCGGGCGAACGCCAGCTGGTCGACGGCCTGCCCGGGCAGTTCAAGCTCGGCGTGCCGCTGGGCAAGATCGCCACGCCCGACGACATCGCAAATGTAGTGCTGTTCCTGGCCTCGGAGCAGGCCGGGCACGTGACCCTGCAGGATATCGTGGTCGACGGCGGCGCCACCCTGGCCGCCTGAGCCTGATGCGGCACTGACAAGGACTTTCACCCGCACCGCGCTCGGCCCTGGCCGGCCGAGCGCGCACCATGGAGCTGGACATGACATTCTCACCCGCCGACCACAAGCGTCTCGAGGCCTTCTGGCAGTACTGCCTTACCCACCAGTACTTCAATGTCGGCTACCCCGAGTCGGCCGACTTCGACTACAGCCTGCTGCACCGCTTCATGCGCTTTTCCATCAACAACTGCGGCGACTGGAACGAGCCCAGCAACTACCTGCTCAACTCCTTCGACTTCGAGCGCGAGGTAATGCGCTTCTTCGCCGAGTTGTTCCACATCCCATTCGAGGACAGCTGGGGCTATGTCACCAACGGCGGCACCGAAGGCAACATGTTCGGCTGCTACCTGGCCCGCGAGCTGTTTCCCGACGCCACCCTCTACTACTCCAAGGACACCCACTACTCGGTGGCCAAGATCGTCCGCCTGCTGCGCATCAAGGCCCAGGTGGTGGAATCCCAGGCCAACGGCGAAATGGACTACGACGACCTGGTCGCGCGAATCACCGCCGACGGTGAACGCCACCCGATCATCTTCGCCAATATCGGCACCACCCTGCGCGGCGCCACCGACAACATCGCCACCATTCAGCAGCGCCTGGCCCAGGCCGGCATCCGCCGCGAGGACTACTACCTGCATGCCGACGCGGCCCTCAGCGGCATGATCCTGCCCTTCGTCGATAACCCCGAGCCCTACTCGTTCGCCGACGGCATCGACTCGATCTGCGTCTCCGGGCACAAGATGATCGGCTCGCCGATGCCCTGCGGCATCGTCGTGGCCCGGCGTCACAACGTCGAGCGCATTTCGGTGGAAATCGACTACATCAGTGCCCGCGACCAGACCATCAGCGGCTCGCGCAACGGCCACACGCCACTGATGATGTGGGCCGCATTGTGCAGCCGGTCGCGGGAGGACTGGAGCGCACGCATCCAGCGCTGCCTGGACCTGGCCCAACATGCGGTGGACCGGCTGCGGGCGGCCGGCATCGAGGCCTGGCGCAACCCCAACTCGATCACCGTGGTGTTCCCCTGCCCCTCGGCCAGCGTGTGGAAACGCCATTGCCTGGCCACCTCGGGCGACACCGCGCACCTGATCACCACCGCCCACCACCAGGACAGCACGCAGATCGACGCGCTGCTCGACGAGCTGATCGCCGACCTCAAGGCCCGCACCCGATACCCGCTGCAGGCGCCCCTGGTGGAGGGCCTGGGCAGTCGTACCCGGGTCTACAGCACGGCAGGACATCCTCGGCCGGAGCCGCTGCCGGGCCATCCCAGACTCGCACGTGACAGCGGCCTTGCCCGCCTCAAGGGCAGCGATATCTGAACACCGAGTCGTCTTTACAGCCATTTACATGTAAGCCTGTTCCTACAGCGTGTTGCTCCGGGACCTGGCGTACCGAAAAACAGGGGCGGGCCTGCCCGCCCCCTCGGCACCTTGACCGCACAACACGTTGCAGTCTCCTGCCGATGGCCGTTTGACGGCCCATCGCGTGACTCTATAGTCCGTTTCCTGGCAGCGCCAAGGAGTTGCGCTGGCCTTGGACAAGAACCCGCCATGTACAGGAGTCGCATGATGGCCATGCTCACGGATGACGCACTCTCGCCTCACCCTTCACACACATCACCCAGCCGCGCCGACCTGCGACGACATCTCCGTCACTGACCCCAGCCCCGCCACGTGCCCGTGACCTGCCCTGGGCGGTCACTGCCTTCGTTCGCCTTCAATAAAGACAAAAGGTGCGTCATGACTGCGACCCGTTCGCCGCAAACGGCCGTTGCGCCGTTGCCGGAAACCGAAACTCTGCGCTATCGCCCGGCCAGCCCCGCCGATATCGAAGCCCTCGCCGCGCTGTTCCAGCAGGTCTATGGGCAGACCACCCACCCTTGCCAGAGCCCAGCCTATATCCGCCACTCGCTGGCCAGCGGCCAACAGCAGTGGTTTGTCGCCCAGGCCCAGGGTCGACTGCTCGGATGCTGTTGCATCGCCCGCCGCCCCTGGAACCGCTCGTGGGAGGTCTGCCACGGGGTGATCCACCCCGATGCGCGCAGGACCGGCGCCATCTCCAGCCTGATCCGCCTCGGTTTCGAGACCCACCGGCCCGAACCCATGGAGCTGGGCTTCTACATCACCCGCAACATCGCAAGCCACAGCGTCATGAACAAGATCCGCCCCGCCGTGCTGGTGGGGCATGACGGCGGCCCGGACACGGTCGACGGCCTGCGCGAATATCACCTGACCGCCATCCAGCCGGTGCTCCAGGCCGGCTTTGTCCATGTGGCGCCCTGGTACGTGACCGCCCGCGCCGCCGAATTCGTCCGCCGCCTGCTTTACCCCGCCCTGCGGCTCGGCGTCACTCCCGGCAGCTACCCGGACACCTTTCTGAGCGGTCCCACCGGCGCCGAACGCCATGGCCAGCTCAGCTACACCCACGATCCCCAGGTCGGCGCGCTGATGCTGTCGGGCCAGTGCGGTCGCTACCTGTCAAGCCAAGCTGTGCTGGCGGAGCTGGGCGCGCTGCTGCGCCAACATGCGCAGGCGGAGTACGTCAGCCTGGTGATCCTGGCAGACAAGCTGGAGCTGCTGGCCAGCCTGCGCCGCCTGGGTTTTGCCATCACCGCCTACCTGCCGGCCTGGCACTTGGAGAACGGCGTGCGCTACGACTGCATCCAGCTGGTGTTCCAGGACTTCGCCGTGCCCCCGCGCAGCCACGGCTTCGACGACGACATCGCCCGATTCGACCTGGCCTACGCGCACCTGGCCAACAACCTTTGCAGCCTTCCCGCCGACCCGGCTTCCCGGGCCGCCAGCTAACCGATCGGAGTTTTTGCAAGTGACCAAGGACCAATGGCTTAGTGTAAGAAAACAGATCCCCGACGGCGCCCGGGAACCCTGGACCGTGATGCTCTGGGTCGCCGACCTGCTGTTGTTGGCGGTGGCCTGGAACCTGTGGCTCGCCGACTCCACCGCCTTGCAGTTGCTGGGCTTGGCGCTGGCAGGCCTTGCCACCGTGCAGCTCTACCTGATCATGCACGAGGCGACCCACGGCGCCGCCTCGGCCAACCGCCGGCTCAACGATTTCATCGGCCACTGCGACGGCTGGCTGATCGCCTTGCCGTTCCTGGTCCGCCGGCGCTTCCACATGGCTCACCACACCTGGACCGCGCACCCGGTGAACGACCCGGAGAACCGCGGCATGATCGAGCGCTTCTCGGTGATGACGAAAAAACAGGAGCGCACCCTGGAGTTCGTCTGGAAGCACTGGATCCCGATGATCGCCGCCAACCATTTCCTGCTCAACTGGCGCGCGCCGTTCATTGCCCGGGCCAAGGGCGACAGTTCGCCGAGGATTCTCAAGGAGATCCGCTTCGCCCGCCTGTACCTGGCCGGTTACCTGGCGGCGGCCGTGCTGGCCTGGAGCCTTGGGCACCTGCTGGACCTGGTGCTGTTCTACGGGATCACCTGGGTGTTCCTGTTCTTCATGGTCGAGCTGCTCAACCTGCCCCACCACGCCGAGGCGCCATTGCTGCCAAGGGACGCCGACCGCCTGCAGTTCTGGGAGCAGGATGGGGTGTCCCACGACTGCAAGGACCTGCCGCTGTGGTCGCGCTATGTGATCCTCAACTTCAACCTGCACATCGTCCACCACGCCTTCCCCTCGGTGCCGTGGTACCGGTTGGCCCAGGTGCAGAAGCTGCTGAGCGAACATGAGGTCGGCCATGCGCCGTCGCAGACCCATGAGTGGGCGTTCGCGGTGAAGAACCGGCGCCGGCCGTTGTTGCAGCTGATGGGGCATTTCTTCGATCAGCGGGGTTGAGGGGCGGCGGGGAGGTGGCGGTGCTCGATGGGTTGCCCTCGGACGACAATAGACACCCGCACTCGTCTCACAATACTGGCAGGTGAAGCCGAGCCGGGCGGCGCTCTGACTATTGTCGCCATAGCCGGTGTATCGATTTGGCTGGTCATTGGAGAGCAGGATCGAACCTTGCCGATCTGTGGCCAGAATCGAGGGGATGCTATGGGGGTGCCGCCACCGTGCCCGACTCATATTAGAAGTGCCGCCTGCCATGAATACGCAGGCAATCCTTGCAACGGATCGCAATGCCGGCAACCGGCAGAATTGCCAGGTCGCCAACGCCCTCAATTCAACCAAGCCCACCAAACCGCCGATAGTAACTCTCGTTGGCATCCGGCAACGGCCCATCCGCCGTCTCCAGCGCGCTGGCCAGGTACTCCTCCGCCCTGCCCTGCACCAGCCGGTACAGGTTGCGGCACAACTGTCGAGCCGCGCGCCCTTCCCAATCCCCCGGCAACAACTCGTCCGGCAGTTGCGGATCACGCAACAACAGGCGGCGGTATTCGTGGATCAGCAGCGTGCGCGCCAGGAAACAATCCTGCGGGCTCGGCGCCTCGAGGTCCTTCATGGCTTGCCACAGTGGGCGGAACAGGCGGATGAACTCGCTGTAGTGCTGGCCCAGTTCCTCGATGTTCCAGCTTTCCCGTACCTGGGCGCGCAGGGCCTTGGAGGCCAGCACTTCCTGGGCGTGGGTTTCGAAGACGATGCAGTCGTCCTCGGCGTCCTGCTCGCGCAGGGTCGCGGCGAGGTCGGCACGGTCGGTGCGCGGACAGCCCAGCAGGTTCGTGCCCATGGCGCCAAAGCCCTGCCATTCGAGTTCCTCGCGCACGGCCTTGCGCTTGCCGGCGTCGAGTTGCGACAGCAGCACCAGGGTCCAGGCGCCGTTCCAGGCCGGTAGGCTGGCGCTGTAGACGCGCTTGAAGGCTTTCTCGAAACGCCGCCGGCCGGTGCCGGTAAGGCTGTAGTAGCTGCGCCGGCCGACCTTCTCGGCGGTCAGCCAGCCTTCCTTGGTCAGGCGGAAGATCGAGGTACGGATCAGCCGTTCATTGATGCCCATCGGTTCCAGCAGGTTGATCAGGCTGCCCAGCCAGACCGTGCCGCCATGGGGTTCGATGGCATCGCCATAGAGGGTAATGATCAGGGAGCTGGCGCGGATCGGCGTCTGCTCCTGGAAACGGGTGATCAGGTGATTCAGGGGGGCAAGGCTGCTCATGGGGGAACGAGGCGCGGCTAAAGCCTCGACTATACCTGCCTGCCGCGACCGCGCAAGGCTCATGCACCGCCCTCGGCCTTGGGCCTGAAGCCGGAGTCGCCCATGCGTGGGCGGTCCGCCTCGGGCGCGGTCAGCGGCGGGCACTCCACCAGCGCGGTCATGCAGCGCCGGGCCAGGCTGTGGTATTCGGCGGTGCCGCGCTGTTTCCAGGCCAGCTCCTGGTCGCTGAGCGGGCGCTTGACCTCGGCCGGCGCGCCAACCACCAGGCTTTGCTCCGGGCAGGTGAACCCCGCCTTGACGAAGGCCGTGGCGGCGACGATGCAGCGTGGGGCGATATGCGCGCCGTCCATGACCACCGCGTTCATGCCGACCAGGGCGTCCTCGCCTATCCGACAGCCGTGCAGCACCGCGCCATGGCCAATATGGCCGTTGCGCTCGACCAGCGTGTCGCCGCCGGGGAAACCGTGCATCACGCAGGTGTCCTGCAGGTTCGCGCCCTCTTCCAGGATGATTCGCCCGAAATCGCCGCGCAACGAGGCCAAAGGGCCGATGTAGCAGTTGGGGCCGACCAGCACGTCGCCGATCAGCACGGCGCTGGGGTGTACATAGGCGCTGGGATGAACCACTGGGGTGAGGCCTTCGAGGCGATAGCAGGGCATGGGCTGGGGCTCGATATGATTCAGAAGACCAAATGATCCTGTATCAGATCAAATCACTTAGTCAATGCCAGCCTGATGTATCGCTTTCTTCACAAAGCTTCAGGACAGTGATGACCTAATTGCTGGGCAAGCTAGCTCCCACAAATGGCTATAGCAGCGAGACAGCGTGGGAGCGGGCTTGCCCCGCGATAGCGTCACTCGCCTCAAATACAGATACGCAATTACAATTTCAGTGTTGATTTTTCGTATCGCTTTGTACATATACTTGCACCAGCACCACGAACAATTCCAAGAAAAGCCGGCCCCAGCCGGCGCCGAACGTGCAGCCTGAGGTATCCCCATGCCAAGCAACCTCATCGTGCAGGCCCCGGCGGACGGCGTCCGTCTGATCACCCTGCACCGCCCGCAAGCCCTCAATGCCTTGAACACGGCGCTGCTGGAAGAGCTGGCCGCAGAACTGGACGCCGCCGACCAGGATCCAGAGATCCGCGCCGTGGTCATCACCGGCAGTCGCAAGGCCTTCGCCGCTGGCGCCGACATCAACGAGATGGCCCAGCGCGATCTGGTCGGCATCCTCAACGACCCACGCGTGGCCCACTGGCAGCGCATCGCCGGCTTTGGCAAACCGCTGATCGCCGCCGTCAACGGCTTTGCCCTGGGCGGCGGCTGCGAACTGGTGATGTGCGCCGACATCGTCATCGCCGGCAGCGACGCCCGTTTCGGCCAACCGGAAATCAACCTCGGCATCATCCCCGGCGCTGGCGGCACCCAGCGCCTGCTGCGCGCCGTGGGCAAGCCGCTGGCCATGCAGATGGTCCTCGGCGGCGAAGCCATTGATGCCCGTCATGCCCTACAGGCAGGCCTGGTCGGCGAAGTCACCCAGCCCGAACTCACCGTAGAGCGCGCCGTGCAGGTGGCCGCCGCCATCGCCGCCAAGGCACCGCTGGCGGTGCGCCTGGCCAAGGAGGCGCTGCTCAAGGCCCAGGACATGGACCTGGCCTGCGGCCTGCGCTTCGAACGCCACGCCTTCACCCTGCTGGCCGGCACCGCCGACCGTGACGAGGGTATCCGCGCCTTCCAGGCCAAACGCCCGGCCCGATTCCAAGGGCTGTAAGCCTTCCACCGACTGACGGAGCGAGCCAGTCATGTCCTTCCAGCACATCTTGTTTTCCATTGGCGACGACGGCGTCGCCCTGCTTTCGCTGAACCGGCCCGAGCAGCTCAACAGCTTCAACAGCGCCATGCACCTGGAAGTGCGCGAAGCGCTGAAGCAGGTGCGCCAGAGCGAAACCGCCCGGGTGCTGCTGCTGACCGGCGAAGGCCGTGGCTTCTGCGCAGGCCAGGACCTGGCCGACCGCAACGTCGCGCCCGGCGCCGAGCTGCCGGACCTTGGCCAGTCCATCGAACAGTTCTACAACCCGCTGGTGCGCAGCCTGCGCGACCTGCCGCTGCCGGTGATCTGCGCGGTCAATGGCGTGGCCGCCGGCGCCGGCGCCAACCTGCCGCTGGCCTGCGACCTGGTGCTGGCGGCGCGCTCGGCAAGCTTCATCCAGGCGTTCTGCAAGATCGGCCTGGTGCCGGACTCCGGCGGCACCTGGCTGCTGCCGCGCCTGGTCGGCATGGCCCGGGCCAAGGCACTGGCCATGCTAGGCGAGCGCCTGAGCGCCGAGCAGGCCGAGCAATGGGGGCTGATCCACCGGGTGGTGGACGATGCCGCGTTGCGCGACGAAGCACTCAAGCTCGCCCGCCACCTGGCCACCCAGCCCACCTATGGCCTGGCCCTGATCAAGCGCGCTCTCAACCAGAGCTTCGACAACCGCTTCGACGAACAACTGGAACTGGAGCGCGACTTGCAACGCCTGGCCGGGCGCAGCGAGGACTACCGCGAGGGTGTCGGTGCCTTCATGAACAAACGCACGCCTGTATTCAAGGGGCGCTGACCATGGCCGCACTCGACAACGACGCCCTGGTGGCAGTGATCGGCGCTGGCGCCATGGGGGCCGGCATCGCCCAGGTGGCGGCCCAGGCCGGCCACCCGGTATGCCTTTATGACAACCGCCCCGGCACCGCCGCGCAGGCCATCGAAGGTATCGACCGGCAGCTCGGCCGGCTGGTCGAGAAAGGCAGGCTCAGCCCTGGCAACCGCAGCGCCATCCGCGCTCGCCTGCAACCGATCGACAGCCTCGACGACCTGGCCGATGCCCGCCTGGTGATCGAGGCCATCGTCGAAAGCCTGCCGATCAAGCAAGAACTGCTGCGCCAGCTTGAAGCCCGGTGCGCCGACGACTGCAT
This window of the Pseudomonas mosselii genome carries:
- the paaG gene encoding 2-(1,2-epoxy-1,2-dihydrophenyl)acetyl-CoA isomerase PaaG — translated: MSFQHILFSIGDDGVALLSLNRPEQLNSFNSAMHLEVREALKQVRQSETARVLLLTGEGRGFCAGQDLADRNVAPGAELPDLGQSIEQFYNPLVRSLRDLPLPVICAVNGVAAGAGANLPLACDLVLAARSASFIQAFCKIGLVPDSGGTWLLPRLVGMARAKALAMLGERLSAEQAEQWGLIHRVVDDAALRDEALKLARHLATQPTYGLALIKRALNQSFDNRFDEQLELERDLQRLAGRSEDYREGVGAFMNKRTPVFKGR